Genomic window (Sphingomonas sp. S1-29):
CATCGGCCAGCGTCCCCTCCTCCACCTTGAGCATCAGCCCGGTCGCCGACGCGCTCTCTTCGGCCTTGGCGAAGCTGATGCGGACGTCGCTGCCCGCCACCAGAAACTGGTCGGGCGCGATGTGGATGACCGCGGCACCGCCCACCGGCTGATCGGCGGTCGGTGGCGGCGACGCTTTCAGCCAGGGTGAATCCATGCTGCCGAACTGCCATTCGCCATATTTAGCCGACACCCGCCACGCGCCGAACTGCCGGGTCTGCTGCTCCTCGGGCGCACCCTTGGCCGTACCCCAAGTGAGGTGGCGATAGGCCAGCCGCGCCCAGCCGCGCGCCATCGGTGCCAGCAGCGCATATTTCGACGCGAACGCATCGAGCGTCGCGGGATCGAGTTCGGCGGCACCCAGCGGATGGTTCGAATAGCCGGTCAGGTCCATACCGAACGGTGCCCACCCGATCATGTTATACCCCAATGCCGGCCACAAAAAGCGCGCGAACTCGGCGGCGTTGCCCGTTTCGGGAACGATCAGCGCATTGTCGGGCCGGTCATAATGGTCGAGGAACTTGAGGTAATTCTTGGCATCGCGCCCGTACAGATCCGGCCCCACCGCATCGATATGGGGCGCGGCGGCCTTCCAGACATCGATCACCTGCCAGTCGGGGCCGCCGCTCGCGCCGCCCGATTTGCCCGGCGGCGCAAAGGGGTCGCCCACCGCCGCATTGGTGAACATCGGCAGATCCTTCACCGCCTGCCCAGCCGCCGCGATCTCGTCGATGTAGCGCGCGGTGTACCAGCTGTTGAACGCCTGTTCGGCCCCATCGCCAAACGCCTGAGTCCAGGTGCCGCGCTTGTCGGTCGCCTGGCCTAGCGCCTGCGGGATCGGCGCGGCGAACAGCCGGTTCGCCTCGGGCGAATGGTCGCGGTTCTGGCCATAGACGCCGACTTCATTCTCGGGCTGGACCATGATGACACTATGCTGCGGATCGCGCTCCTTCAGATAGCGCATCAGCGCGACGAACGCCTTTTTGTCGGCCTCCAGCGTGCTGCGATGGTGCGGCGAAAGGGCATAATGCGCCTTGCCCTCCTTGGTCCGCATCCTGGGAAAGCGCTGGTTATCGGTCTTCACCCATGTCGGCACATAGCCCGGCGAAGTGTTCTTCCACGTCCCGAACCACAACAGCACCAGCCGAACGCCGCGCTCGCGCGCCTGTGGCAACAGCGCGTCGAGATAGCTGAAATCGAACTGCCCTTCGACCGGTTCGATCTGTTCCCATGCGACCGGAATCTCCAGCGTGTTGGCATGCACCCGCTCGACCATCGGCCACACCTGCGGCAGCACCGCCGGATAATTGCTCGAATTATTCGCCTGCACCCCCAGCATCAGGAACGGCGCATCGTCGACCATCAGCGCGTGGCGGCCATTTTCGGTGGCGATCCGCGGCATCGCCGGTTCGCGCACCTGCCTCGCTTGTGCCGCAGCAAGTGTCGATGCCGCGATCACGATGCCCGCCAGCGTTTTCGGCATCTTCATCGCGATCATTCTCCCGGTACGGCGGTTTGTTGCTTCTATCGGCGCCGCGCGTTGGTGCCGGAAGCCTCCCAAGTGTGCAAGCCGTTTTTCCCTGTGAACAAATACATCCGTGCGTCATAAGGCCGGAATGCTCCATACGCTCCGCCTGCTATTCGCACCGTTGCTCGCCCTGGCGATCGCACCGGCAACCGCCGCCGACCCCGAGCAAGGATCTGCCTATCGATGGCGCAACGTAACCGTTGGGGCTGGCGGGTTTGCGCCAAACCTAGTGTTCAGCCCGATCGAACCGCGGCTGGCATATCTGCGGACCGACATGGGCGGCGCCTATCGCTGGGATGGGTCCGCCG
Coding sequences:
- a CDS encoding DUF5597 domain-containing protein, whose amino-acid sequence is MKMPKTLAGIVIAASTLAAAQARQVREPAMPRIATENGRHALMVDDAPFLMLGVQANNSSNYPAVLPQVWPMVERVHANTLEIPVAWEQIEPVEGQFDFSYLDALLPQARERGVRLVLLWFGTWKNTSPGYVPTWVKTDNQRFPRMRTKEGKAHYALSPHHRSTLEADKKAFVALMRYLKERDPQHSVIMVQPENEVGVYGQNRDHSPEANRLFAAPIPQALGQATDKRGTWTQAFGDGAEQAFNSWYTARYIDEIAAAGQAVKDLPMFTNAAVGDPFAPPGKSGGASGGPDWQVIDVWKAAAPHIDAVGPDLYGRDAKNYLKFLDHYDRPDNALIVPETGNAAEFARFLWPALGYNMIGWAPFGMDLTGYSNHPLGAAELDPATLDAFASKYALLAPMARGWARLAYRHLTWGTAKGAPEEQQTRQFGAWRVSAKYGEWQFGSMDSPWLKASPPPTADQPVGGAAVIHIAPDQFLVAGSDVRISFAKAEESASATGLMLKVEEGTLADDGSFRFRRMWNGDQTDYGLNFTRQPVLLRVTMGTYQP